Proteins encoded together in one Ipomoea triloba cultivar NCNSP0323 chromosome 4, ASM357664v1 window:
- the LOC116015592 gene encoding uncharacterized protein LOC116015592 isoform X2, protein MDITICAWDILLVKQGHGARRSFPYSMTISKVIIAIYRSGFKCKKCNKTYSSKNIYVDLTVTAGTKEFNEFKPARTELFSITGQRLVALPSIGVCLFPSCMREAGVKILTEAVFSVLMKRWVEEITLMVSRL, encoded by the exons ATGGATATTACAATATGTGCTTGGGACATTCTCCTGGTGAAGCAAGGCCATGGTGCAAGGCGAAGCTTCCCTTACTCTATGACTATATCCAAAGTCATTATTG CAATCTATAGGTCTGGATTCAAATGCAAGAAGTGTAACAAGACATATTCGAGTAAAAATATCTATGTCGATCTGACTGTTACTGCTGGAACAAAGGAGTTCAATGAATTTAAACCCGCTAGAACTGAGCTATTCAG TATAACTGGCCAAAGACTGGTGGCCTTGCCTTCTATAGGAGTCTGCTTGTTTCCTTCTTGTATGAGAGAGGCTGGCGTCAAAATTTTAACCGAAGCAGTTTTCTCGGTCCTGATGAAGAG GTGGGTGGAGGAGATCACGTTGATGGTTTCAAGACTTTGA
- the LOC116016066 gene encoding uncharacterized protein LOC116016066 translates to MNSAKVVFVLFSLFLVGFWSWKGGRADALTPAECKEERRILVNACKAVITKRPPTAFCCERLRVTHVECVCPVITPTLAALIDVNYAIKVIQGCGRQVPRHFKCGSITTP, encoded by the exons atgaacagTGCAAAGGTGGTGTTTGTTCTCTTCAGTCTTTTCCTGGTGGGTTTTTGGAGCTGGAAGGGGGGAAGAGCTGATGCATTGACGCCGGCGGAGTGCAAGGAGGAGAGGAGAATTCTGGTGAATGCGTGTAAGGCAGTGATCACGAAGCGGCCGCCCACGGCGTTTTGCTGCGAAAGGCTGAGGGTGACGCACGTTGAGTGCGTTTGCCCAGTCATTACTCCAACACTGGCGGCCCTCATCGATGTCAATTACGCTATCAAGGTTATCCAAGGTTGTGGAAGGCAAGTCCCTCGTCATTTCAAGTGTGGAA GCATCACAACTCCTTAG
- the LOC116015592 gene encoding uncharacterized methyltransferase At1g78140, chloroplastic-like isoform X1, translated as MDITICAWDILLVKQGHGARRSFPYSMTISKVIIAIYRSGFKCKKCNKTYSSKNIYVDLTVTAGTKEFNEFKPARTELFRSLLVSFLYERGWRQNFNRSSFLGPDEEVGGGDHVDGFKTLILLDFQNQLKKLLSRLLLCNCNFDFIVLCFSDIYYCIKV; from the exons ATGGATATTACAATATGTGCTTGGGACATTCTCCTGGTGAAGCAAGGCCATGGTGCAAGGCGAAGCTTCCCTTACTCTATGACTATATCCAAAGTCATTATTG CAATCTATAGGTCTGGATTCAAATGCAAGAAGTGTAACAAGACATATTCGAGTAAAAATATCTATGTCGATCTGACTGTTACTGCTGGAACAAAGGAGTTCAATGAATTTAAACCCGCTAGAACTGAGCTATTCAG GAGTCTGCTTGTTTCCTTCTTGTATGAGAGAGGCTGGCGTCAAAATTTTAACCGAAGCAGTTTTCTCGGTCCTGATGAAGAG GTGGGTGGAGGAGATCACGTTGATGGTTTCAAGACTTTGATTTTGTTAGACTTccaaaatcaattaaaaaaactaCTTTCAAGACTTTTGttatgtaattgtaattttgattttatagtATTGTGTTTTAGtgatatttattattgtattaaagtgtga